A segment of the Deinococcota bacterium genome:
CCGCGACCTCCGCCAGCTCACGCACCTTCTGGAGCCGCCCCCTGCCTTCCTCGCTCAGGGAGCGCTCCCTTAGCCACTCATAGCCCTTGGTGTCGAGCCGGCTTCCCTCGGGAATGCCGTCGTTGTACTTGCCGCTCAGGATACCGCTCGCCAGCGGGCTCCAGGTGGTCAGTCCCAACCCAACGTCGCGGTAGAGGGGGCGGTACTCGGTCTCGACGCGCTGCCGGTGGAACATGTTGTATTGCGGCTGCTCCATGACAGGCGGCACCAGATGCTCGCGGCGCGCCAACTCGTAGGCCTGGCGAATCTGTTCGGCCGACCACTCGCTGGTGCCCCAGTAGAAGGCCAGGCCCTGGCTGAGCAAAACGTTCATGGCCCGGACCGTCTCCTCGATCGGCGTGTTGGGGTCGGGGCGGTGGCAAAAGACCAGGTCCACGTAGTCCGTCTGCAAGCGCTTCAGGGCCGCCCAGGTTCCCTCGAGCACGTGCTTGCGCGACAGCCCCACGTCGTTGGGGCCGTCGCCCCCCCAGAAGATCTTGGTGGACAAGACCAGGTCGCTGCGCTTCCAACCGAGCTTCCGGATGATGTTGCCCATCATCGTCTCGGCCTTGCCGCCGCTATAACCCTCGGCGTTGTCGAAAAAGTTGACGCCGTGCTGATAGGCGGTCTTCATAAGCTCGGTGGCGACGTCCTCGCCAAGCTGATCACCGAAGGTGACCCAGGCGCCGAAGGAGAGCGCGGAGACCTTGAGGCCGGATTTGCCGAGATAGCGGTACGTCATGGGTCCTCCTTTGGACCGGTCAAGCATAACAGGTGTCGAGCGAGCCGTCGCTCGGCCCAAGAGAGCGGGCCGGACGCTAACGCTTGCGTCC
Coding sequences within it:
- a CDS encoding aldo/keto reductase, coding for MTYRYLGKSGLKVSALSFGAWVTFGDQLGEDVATELMKTAYQHGVNFFDNAEGYSGGKAETMMGNIIRKLGWKRSDLVLSTKIFWGGDGPNDVGLSRKHVLEGTWAALKRLQTDYVDLVFCHRPDPNTPIEETVRAMNVLLSQGLAFYWGTSEWSAEQIRQAYELARREHLVPPVMEQPQYNMFHRQRVETEYRPLYRDVGLGLTTWSPLASGILSGKYNDGIPEGSRLDTKGYEWLRERSLSEEGRGRLQKVRELAEVADELGCTVAQLALAWCLKNPDVSTVITGASRPEQVAQNMEALNVVAKLADEVMARLEEILDNKPAPPPDLRDG